The following are encoded together in the Streptomyces flavofungini genome:
- a CDS encoding hydrolase — translation MSTSPKTGLEALLTPEESVLVLIDHQPYQFANLHSHEPMMVTNNVVGLAKAAKGYGVPTILTTVVEDRGGLLIQPLQDVFPDQKPINRTLINTWEDQVVVDAVKATGRKKLIIAGLWTEICVAMPAIQAAGEGFDVHVVTDACGSVSTEGHDMAIRRMTQAGVVPITWLAVMSEWQRDWARTDRIAPEDQLAALAHTGATGIVTAWEQQLLNTPVAETAGA, via the coding sequence ATGAGCACGTCGCCGAAGACCGGCCTCGAAGCCCTGCTGACCCCCGAGGAGAGCGTCCTGGTACTGATCGACCACCAGCCGTACCAGTTCGCCAACCTTCACAGCCACGAGCCGATGATGGTCACCAACAACGTCGTGGGCCTGGCCAAGGCGGCCAAGGGCTACGGCGTCCCGACGATCCTGACCACGGTCGTGGAGGATCGCGGGGGCCTGCTGATCCAGCCGCTGCAGGACGTCTTTCCGGACCAGAAGCCCATCAACAGGACCCTCATCAACACCTGGGAGGACCAGGTCGTGGTGGACGCGGTGAAGGCCACCGGACGCAAGAAGCTGATCATCGCCGGCCTGTGGACGGAGATCTGCGTGGCCATGCCCGCCATCCAGGCGGCGGGCGAAGGCTTCGACGTCCACGTCGTCACCGACGCCTGCGGGAGCGTGTCGACCGAGGGCCACGACATGGCGATACGGCGCATGACCCAGGCCGGCGTCGTGCCGATCACCTGGCTGGCCGTGATGAGCGAGTGGCAGCGCGACTGGGCCCGGACGGACCGCATCGCGCCGGAGGACCAGCTGGCCGCCCTGGCGCACACGGGTGCCACCGGGATCGTGACGGCCTGGGAGCAGCAGCTCCTGAACACCCCGGTCGCCGAGACGGCCGGGGCGTAA
- a CDS encoding MepB family protein codes for MTTKPGETPASGPHAPTPWPGLGPVHDDLLAAKALLYDPLGFTCSQPVPEAESAEYGAHAFTLDALDVRFRIAKTTPTKVGQFVTVWQRSEAGPIRPFDDADPVDLFVVSCREGERFGQFVFPRGVLRQRGIVSEGGVGGKRAFRVYPPWVSTTSRQAERTQAWQREWFLPVPEGGDRLDVERARRLYRP; via the coding sequence ATGACGACGAAACCCGGGGAAACCCCAGCCTCCGGCCCCCACGCGCCCACCCCCTGGCCCGGTCTCGGCCCCGTCCACGACGATCTGCTCGCCGCCAAAGCTCTCCTGTACGACCCCCTCGGCTTCACCTGTTCCCAGCCGGTGCCGGAGGCCGAGAGTGCCGAGTACGGGGCGCACGCGTTCACCTTGGACGCGCTGGACGTGCGGTTTCGTATCGCCAAGACGACGCCCACCAAGGTCGGCCAGTTCGTCACCGTGTGGCAGCGGTCCGAGGCCGGGCCCATCCGGCCCTTCGACGACGCCGATCCCGTCGATCTGTTCGTCGTCAGTTGCCGGGAGGGCGAGCGGTTCGGGCAGTTCGTGTTCCCCCGGGGCGTACTCCGTCAGCGCGGCATCGTGTCCGAGGGTGGCGTGGGCGGGAAGCGGGCCTTTCGGGTCTACCCGCCGTGGGTCAGCACGACCAGCCGTCAGGCCGAGCGCACTCAGGCCTGGCAGCGGGAGTGGTTCCTGCCGGTGCCCGAGGGCGGGGACCGCCTCGATGTCGAGCGCGCGCGGAGGCTTTACCGCCCGTAG
- a CDS encoding DUF6879 family protein, with translation MSSSSVPKFPELLGRATESAVHLEMRDSYAVDYESEPFARWRQGFRHDPTDRLSWWRPWLDLVQETVRRGVAIRRARIVSEPVSEYIRYEHSGTFTNVAAGEQVRWLPRRRASDLALPGNDFWLIDGRVIRWNHFTGDGASAGGEISTDPVAARLCADAFEAVWERGVPHDEFRID, from the coding sequence ATGTCGTCGAGCAGCGTGCCGAAGTTCCCTGAACTGCTGGGCCGCGCGACGGAGTCGGCGGTCCATCTGGAGATGCGCGACAGCTACGCCGTGGACTATGAGTCCGAGCCGTTCGCCCGGTGGCGTCAGGGTTTCCGCCACGACCCGACGGACCGGCTCTCGTGGTGGCGCCCCTGGCTGGACCTCGTCCAGGAGACCGTCCGACGCGGCGTGGCGATACGTCGCGCCCGCATCGTTTCCGAGCCGGTGAGCGAGTACATCCGGTACGAGCACTCGGGCACCTTCACGAACGTGGCCGCGGGCGAACAGGTGCGGTGGCTGCCCCGGCGGCGTGCCTCCGATCTCGCCCTGCCCGGCAACGACTTCTGGCTGATCGACGGCCGGGTCATCCGGTGGAACCATTTCACCGGCGACGGCGCCTCGGCCGGCGGGGAGATCAGCACCGACCCCGTGGCCGCGAGGCTGTGCGCCGACGCTTTCGAAGCGGTGTGGGAGCGAGGGGTCCCACACGACGAATTCCGGATCGACTAG
- a CDS encoding helix-turn-helix domain-containing protein: MPISPSSAAQAARESVAQRLRELRLDAGITGSELASRCDWSHPKTYRIENARTPPSLDDIRRWCGACGVPDQAGDIIAQSRNAESMYVEWRRKTRAGLKQLQNSYLPLFKSTKLFRVYSATLVPGLLQTEGYATGLLSSITEFRDVPNDVAEAVAARLTRSQILHEPGRRFVLLIEEAVLRHQVSDSDAMAAQLGHLLTAGAISSVALGIIPMSTTGRSIWPMETFHVYDDTLVSVELLSARVTVTQPSEIALYEDAFEQLRAIAVYGADARALIVQAIEALQ, from the coding sequence ATGCCCATCTCCCCGTCGTCCGCGGCACAGGCGGCACGCGAGAGCGTTGCCCAACGCCTGAGGGAACTCCGTCTGGACGCAGGAATCACGGGGTCCGAGCTGGCCTCTCGCTGCGATTGGTCTCACCCCAAGACCTACCGCATCGAGAACGCGCGTACGCCGCCGTCCCTGGACGACATCCGCCGCTGGTGCGGGGCATGCGGCGTACCCGACCAGGCCGGCGACATCATCGCCCAGTCCCGCAACGCCGAATCCATGTACGTGGAATGGCGTCGCAAGACCCGCGCCGGACTGAAACAGCTCCAGAACAGCTACCTGCCGCTGTTCAAGTCGACCAAACTGTTCCGCGTCTACTCCGCGACGCTGGTCCCCGGCCTGCTCCAGACGGAGGGATACGCGACGGGGCTGCTGTCCTCCATCACGGAGTTCCGGGACGTACCCAACGACGTCGCCGAAGCAGTCGCCGCCCGCCTCACGCGGTCCCAGATCCTCCACGAACCGGGCCGCAGGTTCGTGCTGCTCATCGAGGAGGCCGTGCTGCGGCACCAGGTGAGCGACTCCGACGCGATGGCCGCCCAGTTGGGCCACTTGCTGACAGCAGGGGCGATCTCTTCCGTGGCCCTGGGAATCATCCCGATGTCGACCACGGGCCGATCCATCTGGCCGATGGAGACGTTTCACGTGTACGACGACACCCTTGTGTCCGTCGAACTGCTCTCCGCCCGGGTCACCGTGACGCAGCCGAGCGAGATCGCCCTCTACGAGGACGCGTTCGAGCAGCTCCGTGCCATCGCTGTCTACGGCGCCGACGCGCGGGCGTTGATCGTGCAGGCCATCGAAGCCCTCCAGTGA
- a CDS encoding enoyl-CoA hydratase/isomerase family protein, whose protein sequence is MPTPILHTITPNGVSWITLNRPEVLNAITADQRDHLIALLEEATAAPSIRAVVLTATGKGFCTGADLRGSGTPPPATERTAGDISRTLRQGAQRLITAVLDCEKPVLAAVNGTAAGLGAHIALACDLVLAAESARFIEIFVRRGLVPDGAGAYLLPRLIGPQRTKELMFFGDALPAPEAERLGLVNRVVPDADLEKTAQSWADRLATSPTRALALTKQLVNASLDSDRAAALAAEAAAQEINMASADAKEGVAAFVERRGAVFRGR, encoded by the coding sequence ATGCCCACCCCCATCCTCCACACCATCACCCCCAACGGCGTCTCCTGGATCACCCTCAACCGCCCGGAGGTCCTGAACGCGATCACGGCGGACCAACGCGACCACCTGATCGCCCTCCTCGAAGAGGCCACGGCCGCCCCATCCATCCGAGCGGTGGTCCTCACCGCCACCGGCAAGGGCTTCTGCACCGGCGCCGACCTGCGCGGCTCCGGCACACCCCCACCGGCCACGGAACGCACGGCGGGCGACATCTCCCGCACCCTCAGACAGGGCGCCCAACGCCTCATCACCGCGGTCCTCGACTGCGAGAAACCCGTCCTCGCGGCGGTGAACGGCACCGCGGCGGGCCTCGGCGCCCACATCGCCCTCGCCTGCGACCTGGTCCTGGCCGCCGAATCCGCCCGCTTCATAGAGATCTTCGTACGCCGAGGCCTGGTCCCCGACGGCGCGGGCGCCTACCTCCTCCCCCGCCTGATCGGCCCCCAACGCACCAAGGAACTCATGTTCTTCGGCGACGCACTCCCCGCCCCGGAGGCGGAACGCCTGGGCCTGGTCAACCGGGTGGTCCCCGACGCCGACCTGGAGAAGACGGCCCAGTCCTGGGCGGACCGCCTGGCCACGTCCCCGACGCGGGCCCTGGCCCTCACCAAGCAACTCGTCAACGCGTCCCTGGACTCGGACCGCGCGGCGGCGTTGGCGGCGGAGGCCGCGGCACAGGAGATCAACATGGCTTCGGCGGATGCGAAGGAGGGGGTGGCGGCGTTCGTGGAGCGGCGGGGGGCTGTGTTTCGGGGGAGGTGA
- a CDS encoding acetate--CoA ligase family protein, which produces MLGSTYGTFTSDPRRARAVACGNLPAATVHGRAAATGDLDVGGRPLAADVPDLDRFFRPESVAVIGASDAEERPNTGITRQLVAWAERMGARLHPVHPTRASVFDRPCFPSVADLPEPIDLAVLLVGDPLPVIEELAEAKAKFAVAFASGFAETGEAGALAQERLAAAVSRSGMRLLGPNTNLNAFERFRDDLEGPAIALITQSGHQGRPVFTLQELGVRLSHWAPTGNEADLETADFLSYFAEQPEVGAIACYVEGLKDGRSFLLAADRAARRGVPVVAVKVGRTETGARTAASHTGKLTGADAVVDAAMRQYGVIRVDGLDELQDTATLLARARPPRADGVVVYSISGGTGAHFADLATEAGLRLPTLSAAKQAELHEWIPHYLNVANPVDNGGHPVGDWRGRKIIDAILADPEVGVLICPITGPFPPMSDKLARDLVDAAEQTDKLVCVVWGSPLGTEAAYRETLLGSSRVATFRTFANCIGAVRAYLDHHRFTASYRSPFDEAPRAVSPSYRKAQALLRPGQRLSEHAAKQLLRAYGIRVPREQLVTSAAASVRAAGLVGYPVVMKASGTHIAHKTELGLVKVGLTSASQVRDAYRDLTDIARYEGVDLDGVLVCQMVERGVEMVVGISPDPLFGPTVTVGLGGVLVEVLRDVAVGIPPFGEEEARRMLSSLRGRALLDGVRGAPPADLDALVEVVLRVQRMSLELGDTLAELDINPLMVLPRGQGAVALDALAVCH; this is translated from the coding sequence ATGCTTGGATCGACATACGGCACCTTCACCTCCGACCCCCGCCGCGCCCGCGCGGTGGCCTGCGGCAACCTCCCCGCCGCCACCGTCCACGGCCGTGCCGCGGCGACCGGCGACCTGGACGTGGGCGGCCGGCCCCTGGCCGCCGACGTACCCGACCTCGACCGCTTCTTCCGCCCCGAGTCGGTCGCCGTGATCGGCGCGTCGGACGCGGAGGAGCGGCCGAACACCGGCATCACACGCCAGCTCGTGGCGTGGGCCGAGCGGATGGGGGCCCGGCTGCACCCGGTGCACCCCACCCGCGCCTCGGTGTTCGACAGGCCCTGCTTCCCGTCCGTCGCCGACCTGCCCGAGCCCATCGACCTCGCGGTGCTCCTGGTGGGCGACCCGCTGCCGGTGATCGAGGAACTCGCCGAGGCGAAGGCGAAGTTCGCGGTGGCGTTCGCGTCGGGCTTCGCCGAGACCGGCGAGGCGGGCGCCCTCGCGCAGGAGCGGCTCGCGGCGGCCGTCAGCCGTTCGGGCATGCGCCTGCTCGGGCCCAACACCAACCTCAACGCCTTCGAGCGGTTCCGCGACGACCTCGAAGGCCCGGCCATCGCCCTCATCACCCAGTCCGGCCACCAGGGCCGCCCCGTCTTCACGCTCCAGGAGCTCGGCGTACGCCTCTCGCACTGGGCGCCGACGGGCAACGAGGCCGATCTGGAGACGGCCGACTTCCTCTCGTACTTCGCGGAGCAGCCCGAGGTGGGCGCCATCGCCTGTTACGTGGAGGGGCTCAAGGACGGCCGCTCGTTCCTGCTCGCCGCCGACCGGGCCGCGCGGCGCGGGGTGCCGGTGGTCGCCGTGAAGGTCGGCCGGACGGAGACGGGGGCGCGCACGGCGGCCTCGCACACCGGGAAGCTGACCGGGGCGGACGCGGTGGTGGACGCGGCGATGCGGCAGTACGGGGTGATCCGCGTCGACGGCCTCGACGAACTCCAGGACACGGCGACGCTGTTGGCGCGGGCGCGCCCGCCCCGGGCCGACGGCGTCGTCGTGTACTCCATCTCGGGCGGCACCGGCGCGCACTTCGCCGACCTGGCCACCGAGGCGGGCCTGCGCCTGCCGACGCTCTCCGCCGCCAAGCAGGCCGAACTCCACGAGTGGATCCCGCACTACCTGAACGTCGCCAACCCCGTCGACAACGGCGGCCACCCCGTGGGCGACTGGCGCGGCCGGAAGATCATCGACGCGATCCTCGCGGACCCCGAGGTCGGCGTCCTCATCTGCCCCATCACGGGCCCCTTCCCGCCGATGAGCGACAAGCTGGCCAGGGACCTGGTGGACGCAGCCGAACAGACGGACAAGCTGGTGTGCGTGGTGTGGGGTTCACCGCTGGGTACGGAGGCGGCGTACCGCGAGACGCTGCTCGGCTCGTCCCGCGTGGCCACGTTCCGCACCTTCGCCAACTGCATCGGCGCCGTGCGCGCCTACCTCGACCACCACCGCTTCACCGCCTCCTACCGCTCCCCCTTCGACGAGGCGCCGCGCGCCGTCTCCCCCTCCTACCGCAAGGCGCAGGCCCTGCTGCGCCCCGGCCAGCGGCTCAGCGAACACGCGGCGAAGCAGTTGCTGCGGGCGTACGGGATCCGGGTGCCGCGCGAGCAGTTGGTGACCAGCGCGGCGGCGTCGGTGCGGGCGGCGGGCCTGGTCGGCTACCCGGTCGTGATGAAGGCCTCCGGCACCCACATCGCCCACAAGACCGAACTCGGCCTGGTCAAGGTCGGCCTCACCTCCGCGAGCCAGGTCCGCGACGCCTACCGCGACCTCACCGACATCGCCCGCTACGAAGGCGTCGACCTCGACGGCGTCCTGGTCTGCCAGATGGTCGAACGCGGCGTCGAGATGGTCGTCGGCATCTCCCCCGACCCCCTCTTCGGCCCCACCGTGACGGTCGGCCTCGGCGGCGTCCTGGTGGAGGTCCTGCGCGACGTGGCGGTGGGCATCCCCCCGTTCGGCGAGGAAGAGGCCCGCCGCATGCTGTCGTCCCTGCGCGGCCGGGCCCTGCTCGACGGCGTCCGCGGCGCGCCACCGGCCGACCTGGACGCCCTGGTCGAGGTGGTCCTGCGGGTCCAGCGGATGTCCCTTGAACTCGGCGACACCCTCGCCGAACTGGACATCAACCCGCTCATGGTCCTGCCCCGGGGGCAGGGGGCGGTGGCGCTGGACGCGCTGGCGGTGTGCCACTGA
- a CDS encoding flavin-containing monooxygenase, translating into MADSTNPPARRNQRPAPGRPAVHPVYVIGGGPGGLSVAAALRARGVRAVVLEKSDRVGASWRAHYDRLRLHTTRRLSGLPGLAMPRSFGRWVARDNVIRYLEKYAEHHELEVVTGVEVSRLERTADGTGWLLHATGGRELTGSAVVVATGYNHTPHLPDWPGRDTYSGELLHASAYREPAPYAGKDVLVVGVGNTGAEISVDLVEGGAARVRLAVRTAPHIVRRSTAGWPAQRSGILCRRLPVPVVDRIGRAVAKVSVPDLSAHGLPRPDTGLYTRAREGAIPVQDVGLIDAVRKGRVEPVAAVASFDDDKVVLADDSRVGPDTVIAATGYVRALEPLLGHLGVLDDRGRPRVHGPRTAPEAPDLYFTGFTNPISGMLRELARDAGKIAGAVAKRRK; encoded by the coding sequence ATGGCCGACTCCACCAACCCACCAGCGCGCCGCAACCAGCGCCCCGCGCCCGGCCGTCCGGCGGTCCATCCGGTGTACGTCATCGGTGGCGGCCCCGGCGGACTCTCCGTGGCGGCCGCCCTGCGCGCCCGCGGCGTACGCGCCGTCGTCCTGGAGAAGTCCGACCGCGTGGGCGCCTCCTGGCGCGCCCACTACGACCGCCTGCGCCTGCACACCACCCGCCGCCTGTCCGGCCTGCCCGGCCTCGCGATGCCGCGCTCCTTCGGCAGGTGGGTCGCGCGCGACAACGTGATCCGCTACCTGGAGAAGTACGCGGAGCACCACGAGCTGGAAGTCGTCACCGGCGTGGAGGTCTCCCGCCTGGAGCGCACCGCCGACGGCACGGGCTGGCTGCTGCACGCCACCGGCGGCCGCGAGCTGACCGGCAGCGCGGTCGTCGTCGCCACCGGCTACAACCACACCCCGCACCTGCCGGACTGGCCGGGCCGCGACACGTACTCCGGCGAACTGCTGCACGCGAGCGCCTACCGCGAGCCCGCCCCGTACGCGGGCAAGGACGTGCTCGTCGTCGGCGTCGGCAACACCGGCGCCGAGATATCCGTCGACCTGGTCGAGGGCGGCGCGGCGCGGGTGCGGCTCGCGGTGCGCACGGCGCCGCACATCGTGCGCCGCTCCACCGCGGGCTGGCCGGCGCAGCGCTCCGGCATCCTGTGCCGCAGGCTGCCGGTGCCCGTGGTCGACCGCATCGGCCGCGCCGTCGCCAAGGTCAGCGTGCCCGACCTGTCCGCGCACGGCCTTCCGCGGCCGGACACCGGCCTGTACACACGGGCCCGCGAGGGCGCCATCCCGGTGCAGGACGTCGGCCTGATCGACGCCGTCCGCAAGGGGCGGGTCGAGCCCGTGGCCGCCGTCGCGTCCTTCGACGACGACAAGGTGGTCCTCGCCGACGACTCCCGCGTCGGCCCGGACACCGTCATCGCCGCCACCGGCTACGTCCGCGCCCTGGAGCCCCTGCTCGGCCACCTCGGCGTGCTCGACGACCGGGGCCGCCCCCGCGTACACGGCCCGCGCACCGCCCCCGAGGCCCCCGACCTGTACTTCACCGGCTTCACCAACCCCATCAGCGGGATGCTGCGCGAACTCGCCAGGGACGCGGGAAAGATCGCCGGGGCGGTGGCGAAGCGCCGCAAGTAA